A section of the Thermoanaerobaculia bacterium genome encodes:
- the pyrR gene encoding bifunctional pyr operon transcriptional regulator/uracil phosphoribosyltransferase PyrR — translation IGIRTRGVPLAERLARTLEKNEGIRPATGSLDITLYRDDLSTVGAQPLLRKTELTFDIKPRVVILCDDVLYTGRTIRAALDGLSDYGRAKAIRLAVLIDRGHRELPIEANYVGKRVPTSSREHIQVHFQETDGIDETWIMERG, via the coding sequence TGATCGGGATCCGGACGCGCGGCGTCCCGCTCGCCGAGCGCCTCGCGCGCACGCTCGAGAAGAACGAGGGGATCCGGCCCGCGACGGGATCGCTCGACATCACGCTGTATCGCGACGACCTCTCGACGGTCGGCGCCCAGCCCCTCCTCCGGAAGACGGAGCTCACCTTCGACATCAAGCCTCGCGTCGTCATCCTCTGCGACGACGTGCTCTACACCGGACGCACGATCCGCGCGGCGCTCGACGGCCTGAGCGACTACGGCCGCGCGAAGGCGATCCGCCTGGCCGTGCTGATCGACCGCGGCCACCGCGAGCTGCCGATCGAGGCGAACTACGTCGGAAAACGGGTTCCCACCTCGTCGCGGGAACACATCCAGGTCCACTTCCAGGAGACCGACGGCATCGACGAAACCTGGATCATGGAGCGCGGGTGA
- a CDS encoding response regulator — protein sequence MKPRPKRIVIVDDSDAACAMFRDILTERYGTGVSVETYVTPLNALAKVDGTIDLLVVDLEMPHVDGKKFLEYAIERGVARSRVIVTSGRDADELHTIFPAGACLAVMNKTEPKQREAFTMILDSIVKR from the coding sequence GTGAAACCACGGCCGAAACGAATCGTGATCGTCGACGATTCCGACGCGGCCTGCGCCATGTTCCGGGACATCCTGACGGAACGCTACGGCACGGGGGTCTCCGTCGAGACGTACGTCACTCCGTTGAACGCCCTCGCGAAGGTGGACGGCACGATCGATCTGCTCGTGGTCGATCTCGAGATGCCGCACGTCGACGGGAAGAAATTCCTCGAGTACGCGATCGAGCGCGGCGTCGCGCGGTCGAGGGTGATCGTCACGTCGGGACGCGACGCGGACGAGCTGCACACGATCTTTCCGGCCGGCGCATGCCTCGCGGTGATGAACAAGACGGAGCCGAAGCAGCGCGAGGCGTTCACGATGATCCTCGACTCGATCGTGAAACGATGA
- a CDS encoding aspartate carbamoyltransferase catalytic subunit: MTKAGLRSKDLLGIEPLDPEEIGLILDTAESMAEIGRREIKKVPALRGRMVVNLFFEASTRTRFSFETAEKWLSADTLNFAAKGTSVEKGETLLDTAKNLEAMSPDFLVIRHSSPGVPHFLASQLKTRVINAGDGAHEHPTQALLDALTIRQRKKSFENLKVAIVGDIAHSRVVRSNVWCLTKLKAKVTLCAPPTLMPVDIESMGVSATSDFEEALSGADVVMMLRVQIERGGKMAFPSSREYFARYGLTRERLALARPDAIVMHPGPMNRGVEISSEIADDADRSVILSQVANGVAVRMAVLYLLAGGTPRAWQEGA, translated from the coding sequence GTGACGAAAGCGGGCCTCCGGTCGAAGGACCTGCTCGGGATCGAGCCGCTCGATCCCGAGGAGATCGGGTTGATCCTCGACACCGCCGAGTCGATGGCGGAGATCGGCCGGCGCGAGATCAAGAAGGTTCCGGCTCTCCGCGGGCGGATGGTCGTGAACCTGTTCTTCGAGGCCTCGACCCGCACCCGCTTCTCGTTCGAAACGGCGGAGAAGTGGCTGTCGGCCGACACCCTGAACTTCGCCGCGAAGGGAACGTCCGTCGAGAAGGGGGAGACGCTCCTCGACACCGCGAAGAACCTCGAGGCGATGTCCCCCGACTTCCTCGTCATCCGGCATTCCTCCCCGGGAGTCCCGCATTTCCTCGCGAGCCAGCTGAAGACGCGGGTGATCAACGCCGGAGACGGCGCGCACGAGCATCCCACGCAGGCGCTCCTCGACGCCCTGACGATCCGCCAGCGGAAGAAGAGCTTCGAGAACCTCAAGGTGGCGATCGTCGGAGACATCGCGCACTCGCGCGTCGTGCGGTCCAACGTCTGGTGCCTCACGAAGCTCAAGGCGAAGGTCACCCTCTGCGCCCCGCCGACGCTGATGCCGGTCGACATCGAATCGATGGGGGTCTCGGCGACGTCCGATTTCGAGGAGGCGCTCTCCGGGGCCGACGTCGTGATGATGCTCCGCGTCCAGATCGAGCGCGGCGGAAAGATGGCGTTTCCCTCCTCCCGCGAGTACTTCGCGAGATACGGCCTCACGCGCGAGCGCCTCGCGCTCGCCCGCCCCGACGCGATCGTGATGCATCCCGGACCGATGAACCGGGGCGTCGAGATCTCCTCCGAGATCGCCGACGACGCCGACCGCTCGGTGATCCTGTCGCAGGTCGCCAACGGCGTCGCGGTGCGGATGGCGGTCCTCTACCTCCTCGCCGGCGGGACGCCGCGGGCCTGGCAGGAGGGCGCGTGA
- a CDS encoding dihydroorotase, which yields MTRLLLRGGRVVDPAARRDGIADLLVENGRLSRIGERLDAASADVVDASGKLVFPGFIDLHVHLREPGFEYKESILSGAQAAAAGGFSAVCAMANTDPVNDHRTVTRWIADRAREAGFSRVYPIGAITKGMRGEELSEFGEMKEAGAVAVSDDGRWVANGSVMRRALEYATLFDLPVATHAEDESLSGRGAMNEGRVSTRLGLSAQPAEAESIAVARDLTLCELAGGRLHVCHVSTARSVALIREAKARGVRVTCEVTPHHLFLTDEEVARSGFSTATKVNPPLRGERDVAALHEALLDGTIDALATDHAPHHADEKAVDYESAPFGLVGLETAASLFHDRLVRTGRVPVARMVELFSGGPARAFSLPGGGLVEGKDADFTVFDPAAEVEVDPRAFRSRARNTPFAGARLTGAVAATYVAGREVYRRP from the coding sequence GTGACCCGCCTCCTGCTGCGCGGCGGCCGCGTGGTGGATCCGGCCGCGCGGCGCGACGGCATCGCCGATCTCCTCGTCGAGAACGGCCGGTTGTCGCGGATCGGGGAGAGACTCGACGCCGCGAGCGCGGACGTCGTGGACGCCTCCGGGAAACTCGTGTTCCCGGGTTTCATCGATCTCCACGTCCACCTCAGGGAACCCGGCTTCGAGTACAAGGAATCGATCCTCTCGGGCGCGCAGGCCGCCGCCGCCGGCGGGTTTTCCGCGGTGTGCGCGATGGCGAACACCGACCCGGTGAACGACCATCGCACGGTGACGCGCTGGATCGCCGACCGGGCGCGGGAGGCCGGCTTCTCGCGCGTCTACCCGATCGGGGCGATCACGAAAGGAATGCGCGGCGAGGAACTCTCGGAATTCGGCGAAATGAAGGAGGCGGGAGCGGTCGCCGTCTCCGACGACGGCCGCTGGGTCGCGAACGGCTCCGTCATGCGGCGCGCGCTCGAGTACGCGACGCTCTTCGATCTCCCCGTCGCGACCCACGCCGAAGACGAGTCCCTTTCGGGGCGCGGGGCGATGAACGAAGGACGGGTCTCGACCCGGCTCGGCCTCTCGGCGCAGCCGGCGGAGGCCGAATCGATCGCCGTCGCGCGCGACCTCACGCTCTGCGAGCTCGCCGGGGGGCGCCTCCACGTCTGCCACGTCTCGACCGCGCGGTCGGTCGCGCTGATCCGGGAGGCGAAGGCGCGGGGCGTCCGGGTCACGTGCGAGGTCACGCCCCACCACCTCTTTCTGACGGACGAGGAGGTCGCGCGCTCGGGATTCTCGACCGCGACCAAGGTGAACCCGCCTCTCCGCGGAGAGCGGGACGTGGCGGCCCTCCACGAAGCGCTCCTCGACGGGACGATCGACGCGCTCGCGACCGACCACGCGCCGCACCATGCCGACGAGAAAGCCGTCGACTACGAGTCCGCGCCGTTCGGGCTGGTCGGACTCGAGACGGCGGCGTCGCTCTTCCACGACCGCCTGGTGCGCACGGGACGCGTTCCCGTCGCCCGGATGGTCGAGCTCTTCTCCGGCGGCCCGGCGCGGGCGTTCTCGCTTCCCGGCGGCGGTCTCGTCGAGGGGAAGGACGCCGATTTCACCGTGTTCGATCCGGCCGCCGAAGTCGAGGTCGATCCGCGGGCGTTCCGCTCCCGCGCGCGGAACACGCCGTTCGCCGGAGCGCGGCTCACCGGCGCCGTCGCGGCGACCTACGTCGCCGGAAGAGAGGTCTACCGGAGACCGTGA